In Perca fluviatilis chromosome 3, GENO_Pfluv_1.0, whole genome shotgun sequence, the following proteins share a genomic window:
- the rplp2l gene encoding ribosomal protein, large P2, like → MRYVAAYLLAALGGNGNPEAKDIKKILESVGIEADDTRLDKVITELTGKNVEEVITTGYGKLASVPAGGAVAVASSAATGSGGAAAPAAEEKKEEKKEESEESDDDMGFGLFD, encoded by the exons ATGCGTTACGTAGCTGCTTACCTGCTCGCTGCCCTGGGTGGCAATGGCAACCCTGAGGCCAAGGACATCAAGAAGATCCTGGAAAGTGTTGGCATTGAGGCCGATGACACACGCCTGGACAAG GTCATTACTGAGCTCACAGGCAAGAATGTGGAGGAGGTGATCACCACAG GTTACGGTAAACTGGCCAGCGTGCCAGCTGGTGGTGCTGTAGCCGTTGCCAGCTCTGCAGCCACTGGCTCAGGCGGAGCCGCTGCCCCTGCAG CTGAggagaagaaggaagagaagaaagaggagtCTGAGGAGTCCGATGACGACATGGGATTCGGCCTGTTCGACTAA
- the bdnf gene encoding brain-derived neurotrophic factor isoform X3 translates to MTILFLTMVISYFSCMRAAPLRDAPGMRGHRTEGYLGAAATAARGHGTPQSGGGPGQRGELPSLTDTFEQVIEELLEVEGEAAQLGQGADKSQGGGGPSSVVTTETKDVDLYDSRVMISNQVPLEPPLLFLLEEYKNYLDAANMSMRVRRHSDPSRRGELSVCDSISQWVTAVDKKTAIDMSGQTVTVMEKVPVPNGQLKQYFYETKCNPMGYTKEGCRGIDKRHYNSQCRTTQSYVRALTMDSKKKIAWRFIRIDTSCVCTLTIKRGR, encoded by the coding sequence ATGACCATCCTGTTCCTTACTATGGTTATTTCATACTTCAGTTGCATGAGAGCTGCGCCCCTGAGAGATGCCCCGGGCATGCGGGGCCATCGGACGGAAGGCTACTTGGGCGCTGCTGCGACGGCCGCACGAGGCCATGGGACTCCACAGAGTGGTGGTGGGCCAGGCCAGCGCGGGGAACTGCCCTCACTCACAGACACGTTTGAGCAGGTGATAGAGGAGCTGCTGGAGGTGGAGGGAGAGGCAGCACAGCTGGGACAGGGGGCTGATAAGAGCCAGGGAGGTGGGGGCCCATCCTCTGTGGTTACCACAGAGACCAAGGATGTCGACCTGTACGACTCGCGGGTGATGATCAGCAACCAAGTGCCTTTGGAGCCACCGTTGCTCTTTCTTCTGGAGGAATACAAAAACTATCTGGATGCCGCTAATATGTCCATGAGGGTGCGGCGACACTCCGATCCGTCTCGGCGCggagagctcagtgtgtgtgacaGTATTAGCCAGTGGGTGACAGCTGTGGATAAAAAGACGGCAATAGACATGTCTGGGCAGACAGTTACCGTCATGGAAAAGGTCCCTGTCCCCAATGGCCAACTGAAGCAATACTTTTATGAGACCAAATGCAACCCCATGGGGTACACAAAGGAGGGCTGCAGAGGAATAGACAAGCGGCATTATAATTCCCAATGCAGGACAACCCAGTCCTACGTGCGAGCGCTTACCATGGATAGCAAAAAGAAGATTGCCTGGCGGTTTATAAGGATAGACACTTCATGTGTATGCACATTGACCATTAAAAGAGGGAGATAG
- the bdnf gene encoding brain-derived neurotrophic factor isoform X1 yields the protein MFHQVRRVMTILFLTMVISYFSCMRAAPLRDAPGMRGHRTEGYLGAAATAARGHGTPQSGGGPGQRGELPSLTDTFEQVIEELLEVEGEAAQLGQGADKSQGGGGPSSVVTTETKDVDLYDSRVMISNQVPLEPPLLFLLEEYKNYLDAANMSMRVRRHSDPSRRGELSVCDSISQWVTAVDKKTAIDMSGQTVTVMEKVPVPNGQLKQYFYETKCNPMGYTKEGCRGIDKRHYNSQCRTTQSYVRALTMDSKKKIAWRFIRIDTSCVCTLTIKRGR from the exons ATG TTCCACCAGGTTAGAAGAGTGATGACCATCCTGTTCCTTACTATGGTTATTTCATACTTCAGTTGCATGAGAGCTGCGCCCCTGAGAGATGCCCCGGGCATGCGGGGCCATCGGACGGAAGGCTACTTGGGCGCTGCTGCGACGGCCGCACGAGGCCATGGGACTCCACAGAGTGGTGGTGGGCCAGGCCAGCGCGGGGAACTGCCCTCACTCACAGACACGTTTGAGCAGGTGATAGAGGAGCTGCTGGAGGTGGAGGGAGAGGCAGCACAGCTGGGACAGGGGGCTGATAAGAGCCAGGGAGGTGGGGGCCCATCCTCTGTGGTTACCACAGAGACCAAGGATGTCGACCTGTACGACTCGCGGGTGATGATCAGCAACCAAGTGCCTTTGGAGCCACCGTTGCTCTTTCTTCTGGAGGAATACAAAAACTATCTGGATGCCGCTAATATGTCCATGAGGGTGCGGCGACACTCCGATCCGTCTCGGCGCggagagctcagtgtgtgtgacaGTATTAGCCAGTGGGTGACAGCTGTGGATAAAAAGACGGCAATAGACATGTCTGGGCAGACAGTTACCGTCATGGAAAAGGTCCCTGTCCCCAATGGCCAACTGAAGCAATACTTTTATGAGACCAAATGCAACCCCATGGGGTACACAAAGGAGGGCTGCAGAGGAATAGACAAGCGGCATTATAATTCCCAATGCAGGACAACCCAGTCCTACGTGCGAGCGCTTACCATGGATAGCAAAAAGAAGATTGCCTGGCGGTTTATAAGGATAGACACTTCATGTGTATGCACATTGACCATTAAAAGAGGGAGATAG
- the lin7c gene encoding protein lin-7 homolog C: MASLGEPVRLERDINRAVELLDKLQRTGEVPPQKLQALQRVLQSEFCNAVREVYEHVYETVDINSSPEVRANATAKATVAAFAASEGHSHPRVVELPKTEEGLGFNIMGGKEQNSPIYISRIIPGGIADRHGGLKRGDQLLSVNGVSVEGEHHEKAVELLKAAQGTVKLVVRYTPKVLEEMESRFEKMRSAKRRQQNNYPQ, encoded by the exons ATGGCATCGCTTGGGGAACCTGTGCGGTTGGAAAGAG aTATTAACCGTGCTGTTGAACTGCTTGATAAACTCCAGAGGACAGGGGAAGTGCCTCCCCAGAAGCTGCAGGCGCTGCAGAGGGTCTTACAGAGTGAATTCTGTAACGCTGTCAGAGAA GTTTATGAACATGTATATGAAACAGTGGACATCAACAGCAGTCCTGAGGTCAGGGCCAACGCCACAGCCAAG GCTACTGTGGCAGCTTTTGCCGCAAGTGAGGGACACTCGCATCCACGTGTCGTGGAACTGCCCAAGACAGAAGAAGGCCTGGGTTTCAACATAATGGGTGGAAAGGAGCAAAACTCGCCTATATACATCTCAAGGATCATCCCAGGAGGCATCGCTGACCGACATGGAGGACTGAAGAGAGGCGACCAGCTTCTCTCTGTTAATGGGGTG AGTGTGGAAGGTGAGCACCACGAGAAAGCTGTGGAACTCCTCAAAGCAGCTCAGGGCACAGTGAAGCTGGTTGTAAGGTACACCCCCAAAGTCCTAGAGGAAATGGAGTCACGCTTTGAGAAAATGAGGTCGGCGAAGCGCCGGCAACAGAACAACTACCCCcagtag